From one Bordetella genomosp. 9 genomic stretch:
- a CDS encoding Bug family tripartite tricarboxylate transporter substrate binding protein has translation MRRICAAIFVGVCALHATAALAYPDKPIRLIVPFPPGGGTDALARQVANEMGTMKGWTFVIENRPGAGGNLGVDLVAKSAPDGYTLVIGQTSNLAINPTLYAKLPYDPERDLTPVGLVADAPLVLVVASNSPYKTLADVVAASKAKPGSLDVATSGNGTVAHLATVMFQKDAGISLTHVPYKGAAQGSTDLIGGQIAMYMSSVPTLIGHIRSGAMRALAVTSLQRTDDLPDVPTFAESGFKDFDAVTWFGLAGPRGLPADVVATLNKALNAALEAPSTRKLFQAQGAAVRSSTPEAFGKLIHDDRVRWGRIVKESGARID, from the coding sequence ATGCGTCGTATTTGCGCGGCTATCTTCGTGGGCGTCTGCGCCCTGCATGCCACGGCCGCCCTGGCCTATCCCGACAAGCCCATCCGCCTGATCGTGCCCTTCCCACCGGGCGGCGGCACCGACGCGCTCGCGCGCCAGGTCGCCAACGAAATGGGAACCATGAAGGGTTGGACCTTCGTCATCGAAAACCGGCCCGGCGCGGGCGGCAACCTGGGCGTGGACCTGGTCGCCAAGTCGGCGCCCGACGGCTACACCCTGGTGATCGGCCAGACCAGCAACCTGGCGATCAACCCGACGCTCTATGCGAAGCTGCCCTACGACCCGGAACGCGACCTGACACCCGTGGGCCTGGTCGCCGACGCGCCGCTGGTCCTCGTGGTGGCCAGCAACTCGCCCTACAAGACGCTGGCCGACGTGGTCGCGGCGTCCAAGGCCAAGCCGGGCTCGCTGGACGTGGCGACTTCCGGCAATGGCACGGTGGCCCACCTGGCGACCGTCATGTTCCAGAAAGACGCGGGCATCAGCTTGACGCACGTGCCCTACAAGGGCGCGGCCCAGGGCTCCACTGACCTGATCGGCGGCCAGATCGCCATGTATATGTCGTCGGTCCCGACCCTGATCGGCCACATACGCAGCGGCGCCATGCGCGCGCTGGCCGTGACGTCCCTGCAGCGCACGGACGACCTGCCCGACGTGCCGACCTTCGCGGAATCGGGATTCAAGGACTTCGACGCGGTGACCTGGTTCGGTCTTGCCGGGCCCAGGGGGCTGCCCGCCGACGTGGTCGCCACGCTCAACAAGGCGCTCAACGCCGCGCTGGAAGCGCCGTCGACGCGCAAGTTGTTCCAGGCGCAGGGCGCTGCCGTGCGCAGCAGCACGCCGGAAGCGTTCGGCAAGCTGATCCATGACGACCGCGTCCGCTGGGGCCGGATCGTCAAGGAATCCGGTGCGCGTATCGATTGA
- a CDS encoding IclR family transcriptional regulator, which yields MKQPDLPDEEGAGPEDGVIAVRRAMRILEAFGVEDASLSLAELSRRTGCHRSTVLRLARTLAMDDYLAQRPDGNWRLAKAAGWLGACYQATFNVLEVVQPVLRELSDATGESATFYVREGKQRICLARVEGPRSIRHHVRVGAALPLHLGSPGRVLLAFSGEPDEPYESIRRTGYMMSLGERDAEVSSISAPVYGINWSLVGAICISGPLSRLTEQVLLDNKDHILSAASKLSRAMMGVRQGQLR from the coding sequence ATGAAGCAACCCGATTTACCTGATGAGGAAGGCGCCGGCCCTGAAGATGGCGTGATCGCCGTACGGCGCGCGATGCGCATCCTGGAAGCCTTCGGTGTGGAAGACGCTTCCCTGTCCCTGGCGGAGTTGAGCCGGCGCACCGGCTGCCACCGATCGACGGTGCTGCGTCTGGCGCGCACGTTGGCGATGGACGACTACCTGGCACAGCGGCCCGACGGCAACTGGCGCCTGGCCAAAGCAGCGGGTTGGTTGGGCGCCTGCTACCAGGCCACGTTCAATGTGCTCGAAGTGGTGCAGCCGGTATTGCGCGAGCTGTCCGACGCCACGGGCGAAAGCGCCACGTTCTACGTGCGCGAAGGCAAGCAGCGGATTTGCCTGGCCCGTGTGGAGGGTCCCAGGTCGATACGCCATCACGTACGCGTGGGCGCGGCCTTGCCCCTGCACCTGGGCAGTCCGGGGCGCGTGCTGCTGGCGTTTTCGGGCGAGCCCGACGAGCCTTATGAATCGATACGGCGCACGGGCTACATGATGTCGCTGGGCGAGCGCGATGCGGAAGTCTCCAGCATCTCCGCGCCGGTTTATGGCATCAATTGGAGCCTGGTGGGCGCGATCTGCATTTCGGGCCCGCTATCGCGGTTGACCGAGCAGGTGCTGCTGGACAACAAGGACCACATCCTGTCCGCGGCCAGCAAGCTGTCCCGCGCGATGATGGGCGTGCGCCAAGGCCAACTGCGCTAG
- a CDS encoding 2-hydroxyacid dehydrogenase: protein MSLVLIRKTAPTAQWVEALRHACPDLEVRVWPDTGPAEDVEFVLSWAADPGVIAGFPNLRAVFSLGAGVDHILKDPTVPAHLPVARMVDPSLTTGMVQYVCMAVLQRHRGWDDMRSFQREHAWRRPEARVSRVGIMGLGELGTACALALQGLGFEVDGWSRRAKTLPGVHAHAGEEGLEAFLARTDILVNLLPLTAELENILCAETFARLPRGAYLINVGRGEHLVEADLLAALDAGQLSGATLDVFRVEPLPAEHPFWARADIAITPHNASMTHPGTAAAHVAANIARARAGQALLGQVDRQRGY from the coding sequence ATGAGCCTCGTATTGATACGCAAGACCGCCCCCACCGCGCAATGGGTCGAAGCCCTGCGGCACGCCTGTCCCGATCTTGAGGTGCGCGTCTGGCCGGATACGGGACCGGCCGAGGACGTGGAGTTCGTGCTGAGCTGGGCCGCCGACCCCGGCGTGATCGCGGGCTTTCCGAATCTGCGCGCCGTGTTTTCGCTGGGCGCCGGCGTAGACCACATCCTGAAGGATCCCACCGTGCCCGCGCACCTGCCGGTGGCGCGCATGGTCGATCCCTCGCTCACCACCGGGATGGTCCAGTACGTCTGCATGGCGGTGCTGCAGCGGCATCGCGGCTGGGACGACATGCGGTCATTCCAGCGGGAACATGCATGGCGTCGGCCGGAAGCGCGCGTAAGCCGCGTCGGCATCATGGGCCTGGGCGAGCTGGGCACTGCCTGCGCGCTTGCCTTGCAGGGACTGGGTTTCGAGGTGGACGGCTGGAGCCGGCGGGCCAAGACGCTGCCGGGCGTGCACGCGCACGCGGGCGAAGAAGGCCTGGAAGCGTTCCTCGCGCGGACGGACATCCTGGTGAACCTGCTGCCGTTGACCGCGGAGCTTGAAAACATACTCTGCGCGGAGACGTTTGCCCGCCTGCCGCGCGGCGCGTACCTGATCAACGTAGGCCGTGGCGAGCATCTGGTCGAAGCCGACCTGCTGGCCGCGCTGGACGCGGGCCAGTTGTCGGGCGCCACGCTGGATGTATTCCGCGTCGAACCGCTGCCGGCCGAGCATCCGTTCTGGGCCCGCGCGGATATCGCCATCACGCCGCATAACGCGAGCATGACGCACCCCGGCACGGCCGCCGCGCACGTAGCCGCCAATATCGCCCGGGCGCGCGCGGGACAGGCGCTGCTCGGGCAGGTGGACCGGCAACGCGGGTATTGA
- a CDS encoding FAD-dependent oxidoreductase encodes MRPALQALEGRDFDIAVIGAGINGAATAHAAAQAGYRVLLVDKADYGSGSSARSSRLLHCGLRYLMPGGPVTTFLRHPGRFLDAVRTIKRSMAVRSELVRSGKAGLKPLRMHYPLFKDGPYAPWMVDVAFGILGAVSDGKVPLDYRRSSAAQARAENPFLAFLAQPERIASIASYTEYQFDWPERAVVDLAMQAQAMGAVVRNYTAATSLRQQDGQWIVGLRDAVDGGEATVGARAVMNLGGVWVDQVNALAGKPVTRKITGTKGAHLVFRLPASCRGQGFAAMSTRNRPFYCMPWRDLHFFGPTETLYEGDLDDVHCDRDDVDFILGEVNHLFPALKLGRRDIVSTWAGIRPLTFDPALPMGHRSRRIYDLADDGLPGAYALSNGSLGAHRRTGADLLQTLQARLGPPAAAAATALPDNWSRTPADEHVVTLEDYLARRRGRLWDADLGLADIATDAAELGRALGWPAARVDEEMAEYQRQAQRLYGVR; translated from the coding sequence ATGCGTCCAGCATTGCAGGCCCTGGAGGGCCGGGATTTCGACATCGCGGTCATCGGCGCGGGCATCAACGGCGCGGCGACCGCCCATGCGGCCGCGCAGGCCGGCTACCGCGTCCTGCTCGTCGACAAGGCGGATTACGGCTCCGGGTCCAGCGCCCGCTCCAGCCGCCTGCTGCATTGCGGGTTGCGCTACCTGATGCCGGGCGGCCCGGTGACCACCTTCCTGCGCCATCCGGGCCGCTTCCTGGACGCGGTGCGCACCATCAAGCGCTCGATGGCCGTGCGCAGCGAACTGGTGCGATCCGGCAAGGCCGGCCTGAAGCCCTTGCGGATGCACTATCCCCTGTTCAAGGATGGGCCCTATGCGCCCTGGATGGTGGACGTGGCCTTCGGCATCCTGGGCGCGGTCTCCGACGGCAAGGTGCCGCTGGACTATCGCCGCAGCTCCGCCGCGCAGGCCCGTGCCGAAAATCCCTTCCTGGCTTTCCTCGCGCAACCCGAACGCATCGCCAGCATCGCGTCCTACACCGAGTACCAGTTCGACTGGCCCGAACGCGCCGTGGTGGACCTGGCGATGCAGGCCCAGGCCATGGGCGCGGTGGTCCGCAACTACACCGCGGCGACGTCCCTGCGCCAGCAGGACGGCCAGTGGATCGTCGGGCTGCGCGACGCGGTCGATGGCGGCGAGGCGACCGTCGGCGCGCGCGCCGTGATGAACCTGGGCGGCGTGTGGGTGGACCAGGTCAATGCGCTCGCCGGCAAACCCGTGACGCGCAAGATCACCGGCACCAAGGGCGCGCATCTGGTGTTCCGCCTGCCGGCTTCCTGCCGTGGCCAGGGCTTCGCCGCGATGTCCACGCGCAATCGGCCGTTCTATTGCATGCCCTGGCGCGACCTGCACTTCTTCGGGCCGACCGAGACCCTGTACGAAGGCGATCTGGACGACGTCCATTGCGACCGCGACGACGTCGACTTCATCCTCGGCGAAGTGAATCACCTGTTCCCGGCATTGAAGCTGGGACGGCGGGATATCGTCTCGACGTGGGCCGGCATCCGGCCGTTGACCTTCGACCCCGCGCTGCCCATGGGGCATCGCTCGCGCCGCATCTACGATCTGGCCGACGACGGCCTGCCGGGCGCCTACGCCTTGAGCAACGGCTCGCTGGGCGCGCATCGCCGCACGGGCGCGGATCTGCTGCAGACCTTGCAGGCGCGCCTCGGTCCGCCGGCGGCCGCCGCCGCCACGGCCTTGCCGGACAACTGGTCGCGCACACCGGCCGACGAGCACGTGGTGACGCTGGAAGATTACCTGGCGCGCCGCCGCGGCCGTCTCTGGGATGCCGACCTGGGCCTGGCGGATATCGCCACCGACGCCGCCGAACTCGGCCGGGCGCTGGGCTGGCCGGCGGCGCGCGTCGATGAAGAAATGGCCGAATACCAGCGGCAGGCGCAGCGCCTGTATGGCGTGCGATGA
- a CDS encoding ABC transporter substrate-binding protein: MSIARIKNAALFAALLGAGLATLTPAQALAAQVLNVGMAASDLATLDPHRASATQEKILMPWLYNGLTRFKPGSVSLESIEPDLAAKWDVSADKKVWTFTLRQDVQFHAGFGKMTAEDVVFSLDRARDPKTSSFAADFANIEKVEAADPRTVRITLKSPSADLLYTLVGYQGGFIVSKKAVEQRGDNFRLQPVGTGPFEFEAYQASQSVTFKANKQYFRGAPKLDQIVYRYIRSDASRDLAYESGELDLVYGRQDQRWAERMKDRADTKLDIIEPAYQGLAFLNTSRKPFDDLRVRQAIAYAIDPSRIVLFKGKLVAADSPTVIPTATLGADPSVHLPGYDPAKATALLKEAGHPDGLSFKVIQTQNAATLGPAQIIQAQLKKVNVLMDMDVVEHATYHQQIRKDLSDLVIYASSRFPIADNYLKEFYLSSSAIGQPTAAANFSHCNAADAEITAASKELDLEKRKALWKQAQQKIVDAVCAIPLFEQKIVWASRKSLDYGYDLQGSLSYGPLITEKTSLNK, encoded by the coding sequence ATGTCGATTGCACGCATCAAGAACGCCGCGCTGTTCGCCGCTCTGCTGGGCGCGGGGTTGGCCACGTTGACACCTGCCCAGGCGCTCGCCGCCCAGGTCCTGAACGTCGGCATGGCGGCGTCCGACCTCGCCACGCTGGACCCGCACCGGGCGTCCGCCACGCAGGAAAAAATCCTCATGCCGTGGCTGTACAACGGCCTGACCCGTTTCAAGCCAGGTTCCGTATCGCTGGAAAGCATCGAGCCCGATCTGGCGGCAAAATGGGATGTCTCGGCCGACAAGAAGGTCTGGACCTTCACCCTGCGCCAGGACGTCCAGTTCCACGCGGGCTTCGGCAAGATGACCGCCGAGGACGTGGTGTTCTCGCTGGACCGGGCGCGCGATCCCAAGACGTCCTCCTTCGCGGCGGACTTCGCCAATATCGAAAAGGTCGAGGCCGCGGACCCGCGCACGGTGCGCATCACGCTGAAGTCGCCGTCCGCGGACCTGCTCTACACGCTCGTCGGCTACCAGGGCGGTTTCATCGTCAGCAAGAAGGCGGTGGAACAGCGCGGCGACAACTTCCGCCTGCAGCCGGTGGGCACCGGGCCGTTCGAGTTCGAGGCCTACCAGGCCAGCCAGTCGGTGACCTTCAAGGCCAACAAGCAGTATTTCCGCGGCGCGCCCAAGCTCGACCAGATCGTCTACCGCTACATCCGTTCCGACGCCAGCCGCGACCTGGCCTATGAGTCCGGCGAGCTGGACCTGGTCTATGGCCGGCAGGACCAGCGCTGGGCCGAACGCATGAAGGACCGCGCCGACACCAAGCTGGACATCATCGAACCGGCCTACCAGGGGCTGGCTTTCCTGAATACGTCGCGCAAGCCTTTCGACGACCTGCGCGTGCGGCAGGCGATCGCCTATGCGATCGACCCCAGCCGGATCGTGCTCTTCAAGGGCAAGCTGGTGGCCGCGGACTCGCCCACCGTCATCCCGACCGCCACGCTGGGCGCGGATCCGAGCGTGCATCTGCCCGGCTACGACCCCGCCAAGGCCACCGCCCTGCTCAAGGAAGCCGGCCACCCCGACGGCCTGAGCTTCAAGGTCATCCAGACGCAGAACGCCGCGACCCTCGGCCCGGCGCAGATCATCCAGGCGCAGCTGAAGAAAGTGAACGTGCTGATGGACATGGACGTCGTCGAGCACGCGACCTACCACCAGCAGATCCGCAAGGACCTCAGCGACCTGGTGATCTACGCGTCGTCGCGCTTTCCCATCGCGGACAACTACCTGAAAGAGTTCTATCTTTCCAGCAGCGCCATCGGGCAGCCCACCGCCGCCGCCAACTTCTCGCATTGCAACGCCGCCGACGCCGAGATCACCGCGGCCAGCAAGGAATTGGACCTGGAAAAGCGCAAGGCGCTGTGGAAACAGGCGCAGCAGAAGATCGTCGACGCGGTGTGCGCCATTCCGCTGTTCGAGCAGAAGATCGTCTGGGCCAGCCGCAAATCACTGGACTATGGCTATGACCTGCAAGGGTCCCTGTCCTACGGTCCGCTGATCACCGAGAAAACGTCCCTGAACAAATAA
- a CDS encoding helix-turn-helix domain-containing protein, which produces MPPTSASYEARSVADLWLGQQIRRARKQQGLSISKLSEMCQISVGLLSQVERGISSPSVRMLRVISDALNIPSTTLLEFGNSPAADEKGVVARAGSHPALKAPEKGIEKVILTPQPSAGINVYRAYIEPGGSTGEELFTIERGEQVGLVLSGTLELWIEDKSFTLHPGDSFRYHSKAPHRWRNPGQEKAEVLWVVAALPLQESAPPAAPAE; this is translated from the coding sequence ATGCCTCCCACCTCCGCTTCCTATGAAGCCCGTAGCGTCGCCGACCTGTGGCTGGGCCAGCAGATCCGCCGGGCGCGCAAGCAACAGGGCCTGTCCATCTCCAAGCTGTCGGAGATGTGCCAGATCTCGGTGGGCCTGCTCAGCCAGGTGGAACGCGGCATCAGCTCGCCGTCGGTGCGCATGCTCAGGGTGATTTCCGACGCCCTGAACATCCCCAGCACCACCCTGTTGGAATTCGGCAACTCGCCGGCCGCCGACGAAAAAGGCGTGGTGGCGCGCGCCGGCAGCCATCCCGCGCTGAAGGCGCCGGAAAAAGGCATCGAGAAAGTCATCCTCACGCCCCAGCCTTCGGCCGGCATCAACGTGTACCGGGCGTATATCGAACCGGGCGGCTCGACCGGCGAGGAGTTGTTCACCATCGAGCGCGGCGAACAGGTCGGCCTGGTGCTGTCCGGCACGCTGGAACTCTGGATCGAGGACAAAAGCTTCACGCTGCATCCCGGCGACAGCTTCCGGTATCACAGCAAGGCACCGCACCGCTGGCGCAATCCGGGCCAGGAAAAGGCCGAAGTGCTGTGGGTGGTCGCCGCGCTGCCGCTGCAGGAATCCGCGCCGCCCGCGGCGCCGGCCGAATAA
- a CDS encoding ABC transporter permease — translation MLLYVLKRLLMAVPTLLGVLTIVFVIVRIAPGDPAIVILGENATREAIEQLHRQLGLDMPLWRQYLDFMGSVLTGDLGRSMITNRPVLSEVARVLPYTIELTLAAIVIGIVVGLPLGVIAARYRNRALDFIIRCVSLLGLSFPAFISAILLLLLFSIQLKWLPVIGEASYADPGKRAAALVLPALNLGLIMVAYITRVTRSSMLNVIGEDYIRTARAKGVPARFVVWRHTLRNALIPIVTVIGLYLGVLIGNSVLTEIVFNRPGLGKLIVIALNSRDYPTLQAMLVIYAFVIVLANLLTDLMYGVIDPKVRNQ, via the coding sequence GTGTTGCTGTATGTGCTGAAACGGCTGTTGATGGCGGTGCCCACGCTGCTGGGCGTGCTGACCATCGTCTTCGTCATCGTCCGCATCGCGCCCGGCGATCCGGCGATCGTCATCCTGGGCGAGAACGCGACGCGCGAGGCGATCGAGCAATTGCACCGGCAATTGGGACTGGACATGCCGCTGTGGCGGCAGTACCTGGATTTCATGGGATCGGTGCTTACCGGCGACCTGGGCCGCTCCATGATCACCAACCGGCCGGTGCTGTCGGAAGTGGCGCGGGTGCTGCCTTACACCATCGAATTGACGCTGGCGGCCATCGTCATCGGCATCGTGGTGGGCCTGCCCCTGGGCGTGATCGCCGCCCGCTACCGCAACCGCGCGCTGGACTTCATCATCCGTTGCGTGTCGCTGCTGGGGCTGTCCTTTCCCGCGTTCATCTCCGCCATCCTGTTGCTGCTGCTGTTTTCCATCCAGCTCAAATGGCTGCCAGTGATCGGCGAGGCCAGCTATGCCGATCCCGGCAAGCGCGCCGCCGCGCTGGTGCTGCCGGCCCTGAACCTGGGCCTGATCATGGTGGCCTACATCACCCGGGTGACGCGCTCCAGCATGCTGAACGTCATCGGCGAGGACTACATCCGCACCGCGCGCGCCAAGGGCGTCCCGGCGCGCTTCGTGGTGTGGCGCCACACGCTGCGCAACGCGCTGATTCCCATCGTCACCGTCATCGGCCTCTACCTGGGCGTGCTCATCGGCAATTCCGTGCTGACGGAAATCGTCTTCAACCGGCCCGGCCTGGGCAAGCTCATCGTCATCGCGCTGAACTCGCGCGACTATCCCACCCTGCAGGCCATGCTGGTCATCTACGCCTTCGTCATCGTGCTGGCCAATCTGCTGACCGACCTGATGTACGGGGTCATCGATCCCAAGGTGCGCAACCAATGA
- a CDS encoding ABC transporter permease, translating to MSAIAVSSPSRAARLLRLCWRRKAASAGAIVTLLVILAAVFAPWLAHMDPNEQDIAAQLMGPSAEHMLGTDTYGRDVWARILYGARVSLFIGVASIAVAMVVGGLLGLIAGYKGGRTDRVIMAVMDMLLSFPSLVMGLLVVAVLGPSMVNLIIAISFTAIAPFARIARAPTLAVRQRDFVEAGRALGYSDLRLMLRHILPNILDEILVLGSLWLATAIRTEASLSFIGLGVRPPTATWGGMIRDGFENMLDAPWLVIFPSIAILIIMISLNLLGDGLRDATDPKLRNE from the coding sequence ATGAGCGCTATCGCCGTTTCCTCGCCGTCGCGCGCCGCGCGGCTGCTGCGCCTGTGCTGGCGCCGCAAGGCCGCCAGCGCGGGCGCCATCGTCACGCTGCTGGTCATCCTGGCGGCCGTCTTCGCGCCCTGGCTGGCGCACATGGATCCCAACGAGCAGGACATCGCCGCGCAGCTGATGGGCCCGTCCGCCGAGCACATGCTGGGCACGGATACCTACGGACGCGACGTCTGGGCGCGCATCCTGTACGGCGCGCGGGTGTCGCTATTCATCGGCGTGGCGTCGATCGCCGTGGCCATGGTGGTCGGCGGCCTGCTCGGCCTGATCGCGGGCTACAAGGGCGGGCGCACCGACCGCGTCATCATGGCGGTGATGGACATGCTGCTGTCCTTTCCCAGCCTGGTCATGGGACTGCTGGTGGTGGCGGTGCTGGGGCCGTCGATGGTCAACCTGATCATCGCGATCTCGTTCACGGCGATCGCGCCCTTCGCCCGCATCGCCCGCGCCCCGACGCTGGCCGTGCGGCAGCGCGATTTCGTCGAGGCGGGCAGGGCGCTGGGGTATTCGGACCTGCGCCTGATGCTGCGGCACATCCTGCCCAACATCCTGGACGAGATCCTGGTGCTGGGATCGCTATGGTTGGCCACCGCCATCCGTACCGAGGCGTCGCTCAGCTTCATCGGCCTGGGCGTGCGGCCGCCCACCGCGACCTGGGGCGGGATGATCCGCGACGGCTTCGAGAACATGCTGGATGCGCCATGGCTGGTGATATTCCCCAGCATCGCCATCCTGATCATCATGATTTCGCTGAACCTGCTGGGCGACGGGTTGCGCGATGCCACCGATCCGAAACTGCGCAATGAATAA
- a CDS encoding ABC transporter ATP-binding protein has translation MNNFTHEADAPVLSVTRLTTEFRVKGQWHSAIRDLSLHVGRNETLAIVGESGCGKSITALSVMRLINPAQGRIAGGQIRLDGQDLLALSEPQMEKVRGNAMAMIFQEPMTSLNPVMTIGSQIAESVRFHRRASREQARARALELLEWVRIPAAARRYDDYPHQFSGGMRQRVMIAMALACEPRLLLADEPTTALDVTIQVQILALLAELKATRDMGMVFITHNLGVVASIADRVAVMYGGRVIEQTDVQSLFDRPTHPYTEALLRSMPRVDRPRADLQPIPGQVPPITVETPGCRYADRCPLAQPRCRQAVPPLAPVGGDVRHLARCWVRADAVDADVDIDTRQEASA, from the coding sequence ATGAATAATTTCACTCACGAGGCCGACGCGCCGGTCCTGTCCGTCACGCGCCTGACGACCGAATTCCGCGTCAAGGGGCAGTGGCATTCCGCGATCCGCGACCTCAGCCTTCATGTGGGCCGCAACGAAACGCTGGCCATCGTCGGCGAGTCCGGTTGCGGCAAGAGCATTACCGCGCTGTCGGTCATGCGCCTGATCAATCCGGCGCAGGGCAGGATCGCCGGCGGCCAGATCCGCCTGGACGGGCAGGACCTGCTCGCGCTGTCGGAGCCGCAGATGGAGAAGGTGCGCGGCAACGCCATGGCGATGATTTTCCAGGAACCGATGACCTCGCTGAATCCGGTCATGACCATAGGCAGCCAGATCGCCGAGTCCGTGCGCTTTCATCGCCGCGCCTCGCGCGAACAGGCACGCGCGCGGGCGCTGGAACTGCTGGAGTGGGTGCGCATCCCGGCGGCGGCGCGGCGCTACGACGATTATCCGCACCAGTTCAGCGGCGGCATGCGCCAGCGCGTCATGATCGCCATGGCCCTGGCCTGTGAGCCCAGGCTGCTGCTGGCCGACGAGCCGACGACGGCGCTGGACGTGACGATACAGGTGCAGATCCTGGCGCTGTTGGCCGAACTGAAGGCCACGCGCGACATGGGCATGGTGTTCATCACGCACAACCTGGGCGTGGTCGCGTCCATCGCCGACCGCGTGGCCGTGATGTACGGCGGCCGCGTCATCGAGCAGACCGACGTGCAGTCGCTGTTCGATCGGCCGACGCATCCCTATACCGAGGCCCTGCTGCGTTCCATGCCGCGCGTGGATCGTCCGCGCGCGGACCTGCAGCCCATCCCCGGCCAGGTGCCGCCCATCACGGTGGAAACGCCCGGCTGCCGCTACGCCGATCGCTGTCCGCTGGCGCAGCCGCGTTGCCGGCAGGCGGTCCCTCCGCTGGCGCCGGTCGGCGGCGATGTCCGCCACCTGGCGCGCTGCTGGGTCCGCGCCGATGCCGTCGACGCGGACGTCGACATCGACACCCGCCAGGAGGCCTCGGCATGA
- a CDS encoding ABC transporter ATP-binding protein has product MSAHALLEVRNLSKEFVVKQGFLGGKKAVLQAVHDVSFEVREGEAFGIVGESGCGKSTAGRSLLRLIEPTSGEVRYKGENIVDFDRARLQALRREIQIIFQDPYASLNPRMTIGATLEEPMLLHGVATRANVRAKVEAALLEVGLPAQAMSKYPHEFSGGQRQRVGIARALALNPRLIVADEPVSALDVSIQAQVLLLMEALQRSRGLSFVFISHDLGVVRHFCNNVAVMYLGRVVEKGPVDPLFEEPLHPYTQALRAASPVPDPRQKITIAKIDGDIASPLSPPGGCHFHPRCPKAMPVCKAEYPAMRTVAPGRQVACHLYPAPNP; this is encoded by the coding sequence ATGAGCGCGCACGCATTGCTGGAAGTACGCAACCTGTCCAAGGAGTTCGTCGTCAAGCAGGGCTTCCTGGGCGGCAAGAAGGCCGTCCTGCAGGCCGTGCACGACGTATCGTTCGAAGTGCGCGAAGGCGAGGCCTTCGGCATCGTCGGCGAATCCGGCTGCGGCAAATCCACCGCCGGCCGCAGCCTGCTGCGCCTGATCGAACCGACGTCGGGCGAAGTCCGCTACAAGGGCGAGAACATCGTCGACTTCGACCGCGCGCGCCTGCAGGCCCTGCGCCGCGAAATACAGATTATCTTCCAGGATCCCTATGCGTCGCTGAACCCGCGCATGACCATAGGCGCGACGCTGGAAGAACCCATGCTGCTGCATGGCGTGGCCACGCGGGCGAACGTCCGCGCCAAGGTGGAAGCCGCCTTGCTGGAAGTCGGGCTGCCGGCGCAGGCCATGAGCAAGTATCCGCATGAGTTTTCCGGCGGCCAGCGCCAGCGCGTGGGCATCGCGCGCGCGCTGGCGCTGAATCCGCGCCTGATCGTGGCGGACGAACCGGTATCGGCGTTGGACGTCTCGATCCAGGCGCAGGTGCTGCTGCTGATGGAAGCCCTGCAACGCAGCCGCGGACTGAGCTTCGTATTCATTTCGCACGACCTGGGCGTCGTGCGCCACTTCTGCAACAACGTCGCGGTGATGTACCTGGGCCGGGTGGTGGAAAAAGGCCCCGTGGATCCGTTGTTCGAGGAACCGCTGCATCCCTACACGCAGGCCCTGCGGGCGGCCTCGCCGGTGCCCGATCCACGGCAGAAGATCACCATCGCCAAGATAGACGGCGACATTGCCTCGCCGCTGTCGCCGCCCGGCGGCTGCCACTTCCATCCGCGCTGTCCCAAGGCGATGCCCGTCTGCAAGGCGGAATACCCGGCCATGCGCACGGTCGCGCCCGGACGCCAGGTGGCGTGCCATCTTTATCCGGCGCCGAATCCCTGA